A single genomic interval of Roseomonas aeriglobus harbors:
- a CDS encoding TonB-dependent siderophore receptor: MTPGLLLLLALTGANDPAPASDTDPQQGRGEVVVTGSRDEASEGTGSYGTAVSRTATRLGLSQKDTPQSVSVVTRTQIDDFRLTDVNTLLQTTTGVNVQSVESDRTYYSARGFEITNFQLDGIGLPFAFNVQNGALDTATYDRVEVLRGANGLLSSTGNPSATINFVRKRPGTEFAGSLTALYGSFDQKRIDGDLTVPLTASGSVRARVVGAYLDTDSYLDRYQGKRSILYGITEADIGPNTVIAVGYQRQDHRTRGGLWGALPLFYTDGSPTNYDRSTSTSAEWTRWNVLDQQIFGDLTHNLGGGWTAKLSVMRRAVDEDDELFYVYGTPDRATGLGLFSYVGAFNGPTRELTIDAYASGPVMLFGRQHDVVFGVNRGVSAQKQFSSYPAGTGISLPGNTAFEGRFPKPSFGPFDLSADTNNKRESVYGLVRLNPADALKIMLGGNVTRATAQGDSYGVPNVFARTRVLPYAGVTYALSPNVNAYASYATIFNPQREIDVAGRTLDPIEGENIEAGVKGEWFGGRLNASGAIFKARQNNTAEATDFIAGRQRYRGIDATAEGIEFDVGGQLAPGLQLTAGYTALRVRNPAGDPVRTYVPRNTGRLNAVYSPVALPALKLGAALQYQSRIVRDQEGTTLAGTPVVTKTTQGAYALVDAMARYDLTDTVAVTANVRNITNAKYLTSLFWAQGFYGAPRTATVTVGLKF, encoded by the coding sequence ATGACCCCTGGTTTGCTTCTGCTCCTCGCACTGACGGGTGCCAACGACCCGGCGCCCGCCTCGGATACGGATCCGCAGCAGGGCCGCGGCGAGGTGGTCGTCACGGGATCACGTGATGAAGCAAGCGAGGGCACCGGCAGCTACGGCACCGCCGTCAGCCGAACAGCAACCCGACTGGGTCTGAGCCAGAAGGACACGCCGCAATCGGTCAGCGTCGTCACGCGCACCCAGATCGACGATTTTCGCCTGACCGACGTCAACACGCTGTTGCAGACGACGACGGGCGTGAACGTCCAGTCGGTCGAGAGCGACCGGACATATTATTCGGCCCGCGGATTCGAGATTACCAACTTCCAGCTCGATGGAATCGGTCTGCCATTCGCCTTCAACGTGCAGAACGGCGCGCTCGACACGGCAACCTATGACCGGGTGGAGGTGCTGCGCGGCGCCAACGGCCTGCTGTCGTCGACCGGCAACCCGTCGGCGACGATCAACTTCGTTCGCAAGCGCCCGGGTACCGAGTTCGCGGGCAGCCTGACGGCGCTTTACGGATCGTTCGACCAGAAGCGGATCGACGGCGACCTCACCGTTCCGCTGACCGCCAGCGGCAGTGTTCGTGCGCGGGTTGTCGGGGCGTATCTGGATACCGACAGCTATCTGGACCGCTATCAGGGTAAGCGTTCGATCCTGTACGGTATCACCGAAGCCGATATCGGACCCAACACGGTGATCGCGGTCGGCTACCAGCGGCAGGATCATCGTACTCGCGGCGGCCTCTGGGGCGCACTGCCACTATTCTATACCGATGGCTCGCCGACCAACTACGATCGATCGACCAGCACTTCGGCCGAATGGACGCGGTGGAACGTGCTTGACCAGCAGATCTTCGGCGATCTGACGCATAATCTTGGTGGCGGCTGGACTGCGAAGCTGAGCGTCATGCGGCGCGCGGTCGACGAGGACGATGAACTGTTCTACGTCTACGGCACGCCCGATCGCGCGACGGGGCTGGGCCTGTTCTCCTACGTCGGCGCCTTCAACGGCCCGACGCGCGAGCTGACGATCGACGCCTATGCCTCCGGCCCGGTCATGTTGTTCGGGCGCCAGCATGATGTGGTGTTCGGCGTGAACCGCGGTGTGTCGGCGCAGAAGCAGTTTTCCAGCTATCCGGCTGGCACCGGTATCTCGCTGCCCGGAAACACGGCCTTCGAAGGCCGTTTTCCCAAGCCGTCGTTCGGTCCGTTCGACCTGAGCGCGGACACCAATAACAAGCGGGAGAGCGTGTACGGGCTCGTCCGGCTGAACCCGGCCGACGCGCTGAAGATCATGCTGGGCGGCAACGTCACCCGCGCAACGGCGCAAGGGGACAGCTATGGCGTGCCCAACGTCTTCGCCCGCACGCGCGTCCTGCCCTATGCGGGCGTCACTTATGCGCTGAGCCCTAACGTCAACGCCTATGCCAGCTATGCGACGATCTTCAATCCGCAGCGCGAGATCGACGTGGCCGGCCGTACGCTCGACCCGATCGAGGGCGAGAATATCGAGGCGGGCGTCAAGGGCGAATGGTTCGGCGGTCGCCTGAACGCCAGCGGCGCGATCTTCAAGGCACGGCAGAACAACACGGCGGAAGCAACGGATTTCATTGCCGGACGTCAGCGCTATCGTGGCATCGATGCGACTGCAGAGGGTATCGAATTCGATGTCGGCGGGCAGCTCGCTCCGGGGCTCCAGCTGACCGCGGGCTACACCGCGTTGCGGGTCCGCAATCCGGCGGGCGATCCGGTGCGTACCTATGTGCCGCGCAACACCGGCCGGCTCAATGCCGTGTACAGTCCGGTCGCTTTGCCCGCGCTGAAGCTGGGTGCCGCGCTTCAGTACCAGAGCCGGATCGTGCGGGACCAGGAAGGAACGACGCTGGCGGGTACGCCGGTGGTCACGAAGACGACGCAGGGCGCCTACGCCCTGGTCGATGCGATGGCGCGCTATGACCTGACCGACACTGTCGCAGTGACGGCGAACGTGCGGAACATCACAAACGCCAAATATCTGACCAGCCTGTTCTGGGCGCAGGGCTTCTATGGCGCGCCGCGCACCGCGACCGTGACAGTGGGCCTGAAGTTCTG
- a CDS encoding ionic transporter y4hA has product MLLRGLLPLWTLAFPVLGLVAIAIGLVTFGTVGTIAAALILIGAVLAAVHHAEVVAHRVGEPFGTLVLAIAVTVIEVSLIVSLMLSDAGDASALARDTVFAAIMIILNFIVGVCLLAGGLRHGEQRFTLRGVSTALCVLTAMVVLTLVLPNYTSSAPGPAYAPSQLLFVAGVSLVLYLTFVLVQTVRHRDYFLPGQDMPKDAHAEPPSRATAWTAFAALLVSLVGVVLLAKGLSATVERAVLDAGLPLAVVGVIIAALVLAPESLAAYRAARRNRLQTSLNLALGSALATIGLTIPSVAIVSLLLDLPLALGLGSKGITLLILSLFTITLSLGTGRTTIAGGVVHLMIFAVYLFTTIVP; this is encoded by the coding sequence CTGTTACTGCGCGGCCTGTTGCCGCTGTGGACGCTGGCCTTCCCCGTGTTGGGCCTCGTCGCCATCGCGATCGGGCTGGTGACGTTCGGAACCGTCGGCACCATCGCTGCCGCACTCATCCTGATCGGAGCGGTGCTGGCAGCGGTGCATCATGCCGAAGTCGTCGCACACCGCGTGGGCGAGCCGTTCGGCACGCTGGTGCTCGCCATCGCCGTGACCGTGATCGAGGTTTCGCTGATCGTCAGCCTGATGCTGTCCGACGCCGGCGACGCGTCCGCCTTGGCGCGCGACACGGTCTTCGCGGCGATCATGATCATCCTCAATTTCATCGTCGGCGTCTGTCTGCTGGCCGGTGGGCTGCGGCACGGCGAACAGCGGTTCACCCTGCGGGGCGTCAGCACGGCGCTGTGCGTGTTGACGGCCATGGTGGTGCTCACGCTCGTTCTGCCCAATTACACGTCCAGCGCGCCGGGGCCCGCCTATGCCCCGTCGCAACTGCTGTTCGTCGCCGGCGTGTCGCTGGTCCTGTACCTCACCTTCGTTCTCGTCCAGACCGTCCGCCACCGCGACTATTTCCTGCCCGGTCAGGACATGCCGAAGGACGCGCACGCCGAACCGCCATCGAGGGCGACCGCATGGACCGCATTCGCCGCGTTGCTGGTGTCGCTCGTCGGCGTGGTGCTGCTGGCGAAGGGCCTGTCGGCGACGGTCGAGCGCGCCGTGCTCGACGCCGGCCTGCCGCTGGCGGTCGTCGGTGTCATCATCGCCGCTCTCGTCCTCGCGCCCGAAAGCCTCGCTGCCTACCGTGCGGCACGGCGCAACCGGCTGCAGACGAGCCTGAACCTCGCGCTCGGCTCCGCATTGGCGACGATCGGCCTGACGATCCCGTCGGTCGCGATCGTCTCGCTGCTGCTCGACCTGCCGCTCGCGCTCGGCCTGGGATCGAAAGGGATCACGTTGCTGATCCTTTCGCTCTTCACCATCACCCTGTCGCTCGGCACCGGCCGCACGACGATCGCGGGCGGCGTGGTCCATCTGATGATCTTCGCGGTCTATCTCTTCACGACCATCGTTCCCTGA